A single region of the Brachypodium distachyon strain Bd21 chromosome 3, Brachypodium_distachyon_v3.0, whole genome shotgun sequence genome encodes:
- the LOC100832783 gene encoding putative germin-like protein 9-2 produces the protein MVFCSKTKAYVLIYNVTLTQQPTEFRICNFDARCIIQVPALMDPTSGLDALTLCRKACQQGTKNTFLVPQPDPSPRPEKLLINCASSSSPWHSTGKAQRQASRHLNQTMAFNCYPLVFALLSLLSAAPLAIVLAGDPDILTDFVIPANANPANITGDFFTYTGFRVSSSTPITSSFTVTKATMMEFPALNGQSVSYARLTFPPGSVNPAHAHPRSAELLLVVDGALSVGFVDAAAGRLYTQDLAAGDMFVFPKGTVHYQYNMGGQDAVALSAFGSAAAGLVSVPVAVFETGIDDAVLAKSFKTDEATIQKLKAGLAFRCC, from the coding sequence ATGGTATTTTGCTCTAAAACAAAAGCCTATGTGTTGATATATAATGTCACTCTCACCCAGCAACCAACTGAATTCAGGATATGCAACTTTGATGCCAGATGCATCATCCAAGTGCCAGCTTTAATGGACCCAACGTCGGGACTCGATGCACTTACGCTATGTAGAAAGGCATGTCAGCAAGGGACCAAGAACACATTCTTGGTTCCTCAACCGGACCCCTCGCCTCGCCCAGAAAAGCTGCTTATAAATTGTGCATCCTCGTCATCCCCATGGCACAGCACAGGCAAAGCTCAACGACAAGCTTCAAGACATTTGAATCAAACAATGGCATTCAACTGCTACCCCTTGGTGTTTGCGCTGCTATCACTGCTCTCGGCTGCTCCGCTGGCCATCGTACTGGCCGGCGACCCGGACATCCTCACGGACTTCGTGATCCCAGCAAACGCCAACCCGGCCAACATCACGGGCGACTTCTTCACGTACACCGGCTTCCGCGTCTCGAGCAGCACACCGATCACGTCCAGTTTCACCGTGACCAAGGCCACCATGATGGAGTTCCCGGCGCTCAACGGGCAGAGCGTGTCCTACGCCAGGCTCACGTTCCCGCCGGGCTCCGTGAACCCGGCGCACGCCCACCCTCGCTCCGCGGAGCTGCTGCTCGTCGTGGACGGCGCGCTCTCCGTCGGGTTCGtcgacgcggccgccggcaggctCTACACGCAGGACCTGGCGGCGGGCGACATGTTCGTGTTCCCCAAGGGGACGGTGCACTACCAGTACAACATGGGAGGGCAGGACGCCGTGGCGCTCTCGGCGTTCGGtagcgcggcggccgggctcGTGTCCGTGCCCGTCGCCGTGTTCGAGACCGGCATTGACGATGCCGTCCTGGCCAAGTCGTTCAAGACCGACGAGGCCACGATACAGAAGCTCAAGGCTGGCCTGGCCTTCCGGTGTTGTTAG
- the LOC100832984 gene encoding uncharacterized protein At2g33490 produces MKSPLRRLRGFGHHYPRERKAHHPPPAKLDELADAAQDVEEMRNCYDCLLSAAAATTNSVYEFSEALEEMGSCLLTKTALNDDDDDSGRVLMMLGRAQFELTKSVDSYRTNIIHTITTPSESLLKELQTVEEMKQQCDMKRDAYEAMRSSYREKGQSRNPKTESFSTEQLQASFVEYQEDAALFIFRLKSLKQGQFHSLLTQAARHHASQLSFFRRGLKCLESLEPHVKAIAEKHHIDCQFVGLEDNESDNDGSSSYQDTCSDDGELSFDYEINDRDQALIGSRGSMDLDKEDFPEELGEWKKQAGITSPTPVKEIMQEEVKLLTKAETVAPQVKPEISTHSAPIFADHFLDQTERLRQLRPSSAKHSYKLPTPVDDNYPRSAVVHRSHHSAQFFESKPRAAANLWHSSPLEKASTVRLPSSSDFNKKLKREAWSGPIPGKAGSSKSLFQPDQSSSTGQHPHDMPAKSYGHARQSSSLSPKMSPLSTVSPKISELHELPRPPANVEPLRPSGLVGYSGPLVSKRQAPMAPARASPTASQTASPLPRPPAAFARSYSIPSNSQRIPIVTVNTLLLDARNSREGSEVSSPPLIPLSFADLSQRSTAKTTMGSTRRKETL; encoded by the exons ATGAAATCGCCATTGCGGAGGCTGCGGGGCTTTGGCCACCACTACCCCAGGGAGCGGAAGGCGCACCACCCGCCGCCCGCCAAGCTCGACgagctcgccgacgccgcccaG GATGTGGAAGAAATGAGGAACTGTTATGATTGCCTGCTTTCGGCTGCAGCTGCTACAACAAATAGCGTATATG AGTTTTCTGAGGCTTTGGAGGAAATGGGAAGTTGCTTACTTACAAAAACTGCTCTAaatgatgacgatgatgataGTG GTAGAGTGCTGATGATGCTCGGAAGGGCCCAGTTTGAACTAACAAAGTCTGTGGATAGCTAT CGTACAAATATCATTCATACAATCACGACCCCGTCGGAGTCTCTTCTCAAGGAGCTACAAACTGTAGAG GAAATGAAGCAACAATGTGACATGAAAAG GGATGCGTACGAAGCCATGAGGTCATCTTATAGAGAAAAAGGGCAGTCAAGGAATCCCAAAACCGAATCGTTCTCCACAGAACAGCTGCAAgcttcttttgttgaatacCAAGAGGATGCAGCGCTGTTCATATTTCGCTTGAAATCGTTGAAGCAAGGGCAATTCCATAGTCTTTTAACACAGGCTGCTCGCCACCATGCTTCTCAG TTGAGTTTTTTCAGGAGAGGACTTAAGTGTCTTGAGTCGCTTGAACCTCACGTAAAAGCAATAGCCGAGAAACATCACATTGACTGTCAGTTCGTCGGCCTTGAGGATAATGAATCTGACAACGATGGTTCCAGCTCTTACCAGGATACTTGTAGCGATGATGGAGAACTGAGTTTCGACTATGAAATAAATGATAGAGACCAAGCTTTAATTGGTTCAAGAGGTTCAATGGAT TTGGATAAAGAAGATTTTCCTGAGGAGCTCGGCGAGTGGAAGAAGCAGGCTGGGATAACTTCCCCAACGCCAGTAAAAGAGATCATGCAG GAAGAGGTGAAACTGTTGACGAAGGCAGAGACAGTAGCTCCACAAGTGAAACCAGAGATCAGTACACATTCAGCTCCAATTTTTGCTGACCATTTTCTTGATCAAACTGAGAGGCTTCGGCAACTGAGACCATCTTCAGCCAAGCATTCATACAAACTACCAACACCAGTCGATGATAACTACCCCAGATCAGCGGTTGTTCACAGATCACATCATTCTGCACAGTTCTTTGAAAGTAAACCCAGAGCTGCAGCCAACTTGTGGCATTCATCTCCACTGGAAAAGGCAAGCACCGTCAGACTACCATCAAGTTCTGATTTTAATAAAAAGTTAAAGAGGGAGGCCTGGTCTGGTCCAATTCCGGGTAAAGCAGGATCAAGCAAGTCCTTATTTCAACCTGATCAGAGTTCATCCACGGGCCAACATCCTCATGACATGCCGGCGAAATCGTATGGCCACGCTCGGCAGTCGTCATCCCTTTCCCCCAAGATGTCACCACTTTCAACAGTATCCCCAAAGATCAGTGAGCTTCATGAACTGCCTAGGCCTCCAGCCAATGTGGAGCCCCTTCGTCCTTCTGGCCTGGTTGGCTACTCTGGTCCTCTGGTATCAAAGCGTCAAGCTCCTATGGCGCCGGCCCGTGCCTCACCAACAGCATCGCAGACAGCTTCGCCGCTTCCGCGACCGCCTGCTGCCTTTGCACGCAGTTACTCCATACCCTCCAACAGCCAAAGAATACCCATCGTTACTGTGAATACTTTGCTGCTGGATGCTAGAAATAGCAGAGAGGGCAGTGAAGTTTCTTCCCCACCACTGATTCCTTTGTCATTTGCTGATTTGTCTCAACGGTCAACAGCCAAAACAACTATGGGAAGCACAAGGAGAAAGG AAACCTTGTGA
- the LOC100833299 gene encoding GSH-induced LITAF domain protein, translating to MATKASAAAGDEPALGIPYNPMEVQGRSYYAPDPYAAGMPPPNAIYAGAPKGTPLQQTMFRDTPAPFHCQSCGAAAVSSVRSKPSLASVVACMMPFMMGVCFLCPSMDCLWHKHHYCPSCGEKVAEFKKSDPCIVADPTRWTEPSFAVPA from the exons ATGGCGACGAAGGCGTCcgcggctgccggcgacgagcCAGCGCTGGGCATCCCATACAACCCGATGGAGGTCCAGGGTAGGTCCTACTATGCGCCAGACCCTTACGCGGCGGGGATGCCGCCACCGAACGCGATCTACGCCGGCGCGCCCAAGGGGACGCCCCTGCAGCAGACCATGTTCCGCGACACGCCCGCTCCCTTCCACTGCCAGTCCTGCGGGGCCGCCGCGGTCTCTTCCGTCCG GTCGAAGCCAAGTCTTGCATCAGTTGTGGCTTGCATGATGCCATTCATGATGGGCGTCTGCTTCCTGTGCCCTTCCATGGATTGCCTCTGGCACAAACACCATTACTGCCCGAGCTGCGGAGAAAAG GTAGCCGAGTTCAAGAAGTCTGATCCGTGCATTGTGGCAGATCCCACTCGCTGGACTGAGCCAAGCTTTGCTGTACCTGCATAG
- the LOC100833093 gene encoding cell wall protein IFF6, with protein sequence MTSPNIEMIASSLRHCSLNGGGGRRSRARRRAERSDDSEGVTVELNSEVALPYHWQQCLDIRTGQVYYINWEDGTRTTVDPRTSSSSSPFSSSPTPRSTPQASPRAASTSSSGASGYTSASSVGAGTAAAWFSGAGYGGYGYNDSDGYNDADEESSSSSSSSQSSAVSSFSPTDESASSGSGSDNGNGNNAVHVLVAAGCRACFMYFMVPKSTGVCPKCGTPALLYLGRSGSNNNNAYA encoded by the exons ATGACTTCTCCCAACATCGAGATGATCGCCTCCTCGCTCCGCCACTGCTCCCTcaacggcggcggggggcgtCGCAGCAGGGCCAGGCGCCGCGCCGAGCGCAGCGACGACAGCGAGGGCGTCACCGTGGAGCTCAACTCCGAGGTCGCCCTGCCCTACCACTGGCAGCAGTGCCTCGACATCCGG ACGGGGCAAGTGTACTACATCAACTGGGAGGACGGCACCCGGACGACCGTCGACCCGCGCAcctcgtcttcgtcgtcgccaTTCTcatcctcgccgacgccgcggtCCACTCCCCAAGCttcgccgcgcgccgcctccacaTCCTCGTCCGGAGCCTCCGGCTACACCTCCGCCTCGTCCGTGGGCGCCGGCACCGCGGCCGCCTggttctccggcgccggctaCGGCGGCTACGGCTACAATGACAGCGACGGCTACAATGACGCCGACgaggagagcagcagcagcagcagcagcagccagagCTCCGCCGTCTCCTCGTTCTCCCCCACCGACGAGTCCGcctccagcggcagcggcagcgacaacggcaacggcaacaACGCCGTCCACGTGCTCGTGGCGGCCGGCTGCAGGGCGTGCTTCATGTACTTCATGGTGCCCAAGAGCACCGGCGTGTGCCCCAAGTGCGGcacccccgctctcctctacctcggccgcagcggcagcaacaacaacaatgcctACGCCTGA